ATTGAAGCACCAATTCAGCATTGTCGCCATTTATTTGCCCATAGTAGGTGCCAATAAATTCTGTTTGGGCAAAAAGAGGCACATTCATGACCAAAAAAACTATGCTAATAAACAGGTGATTAGTCATAAAAATAGGGTTAAAATAGTTAATAAATATAGATTTTTGCTCGTTATTACATTGAAAAACTCGATTTTTTCAACAAACAACTTTTTACTCTCCAAATATAAGCAATCCTCTCTATTGCATCAAAACATAGGAATAAATGAAAATTAAAAAAACTAAATCCCCAATCCCGCCTTTTCACTTGGATACAAAACCCCATTTTTGAGGTGAAACAAGTTGGGGTAAGGGTCGTTTTTGAAGTCCAAAAAGCTGTCCAAATCTGCATATTCAATATTCGGGCGAGAAAGCGCAAAATGCAAGCCCGCCGAAATACCCAATTGACATTCATCCAAACAGCCGACCATTACGTCATAACCTGCTGATTTGGCGACCGAATTGATGTGAAAACCTTCCTGCAATCCGCCCACTTTCATCAACTTGATATTGATCATATTGACTCGACTATTTTTTGCCAAAAGAAAAGTATCGTTCAGGGTTTTGAGGCTTTCGTCTGCCATGACCGCTTGGGAAATCGTAGCACTCAGCGTAGTATAATTTTCTTCCTCGCTTGTAGTCATGGGTTGCTCAATGATTTCTACATTGAGTGTTTCTACTTTTGAAGCAAAATAGATGGTTTCCTCTAATGTATAACCTTGGTTTCCGTCAAAACGCAAGATGATTGAAGGATATTTCTTTTTGATGGCGGTGAGTTTGCCAATATCTTCCTCAACGTCAAGGCCACCTTTGATTTTGAGGATGTAAAAACCCTGTTCCACAAATTCTTCTGCTTTTTGGAGGGTTTCCTTCAAAGGTAAAATACCGATGGTCACGCTTGTCGGGATGCGTTTGCGAAAAGCTCCCAAGTAGCGGTATAAGGGTACTCCTGCAATTTTGGAAACCACATCAAATAAGGCCATGTCCACCATGTTCAAGGCTGAAGATTTGAGCAGTTTACTTTCTTTTAGCTGATGAACAATCTGGGTAAAATGAAAGGAATCTGCTCCTTTCAAAGATGGAACAAGGACATTCTCGAATATGTCTTCTATGTCTTTTGGTGATTCATGCGTCACAGGAATATCTGGAGCAGCACATCCAAAACCTTCAATTGCGGCATTGTCCGTTTTGAGCCGTAAAATGAAATTGGTGGAGGTAGAAATCGTTTCGTAGGCGATGGTGTAAGGTTCGGTCAGTTGAAGGTCATAGCGCTCCAATGAAAGGTCGGTGATTCTCATTTACATTTTTTTATTTTGTGAAAAAAGACAATGGAAGTTTTCAAAACTTCCATTGTCTGGGACTCAAAAACGTCCGTTCTTTGAAGTTCTTTTACTTCAATTTTTCAATAAGGAGTTCAATCAATTCTGCCGCTCCGTACTTCAATACGTCGTAGCAAGGTAATCCCGTTTCTTTCGTAACTGCCTCACAAGCAGGCAAAATTTCAGCTTCGGTCATATCCTCATGGTTGAGGGTAATGGCTATCACGTCTTTTCCCGAAACGACTTTGATTGCATTGATTTGCTCTTGAATCGAATGAAGTCGATAGCCAGGAAAACCATCGTATTCCAGTCTTTTGGGAGCATGCTGCAACACCACATAATCTGGTCTTCCAGCCGCCAAAATCTCAAAACCGCCTGGATAAGCTGGATTCATCAAACTGCCCTGCCCTTCAATAACAATCAAATCAGGGTGTTCTGCTCGCCAAGCACTCACTGCAGCATGTTCGATTTCACCCGACACAAAATCGTTGATGCAACTGTCCATAATCATCGAATATTTTGCGCCCTGCATCCAAGCCGTTTGACCTGTGCCGACCATTTCTGCTTTGTGACCTGCATTTCTCATGCCATGCACTAATAGCCAAGAAGTTGTCCGTTTTCCGATTGCAGAATCCGTACCCAATACGGCGATTTTGAGGCATTTGACCTCCTCAATATCGCCTGTAAAAAAGTGGAGCTGATCTCTATCAGGTGTTTTGCGAACATCTCTAATTTGGCAGTTGTGCTGTTTTGCCAATTCGACCAATTGTGGGTCGTTGGTCAAAAAGTCGTGCAAACCAGAATCTACGTGCAAACCCCGTTTGAGGGCTTCTGCAATAACTGCTTTTGCTTCCTTCGGCAATCTACCGCCATCTGGTGCAAGACCAATCACAAAATGAGTCGGTTTTTTACCCGCTTCAATTGCGTGATTGTAAGCATCTTCAAAGCTGACAAAAGCTGCAATGCCATTCTTTTTGCCATCCAATACTTCACCAGTATCTTGACCTGCATAGGTATGGTCAATCAATGCAAGTACCTCATACCTTTCGGTGAATCTCACCAAACCATGTGCCGTTTTGCCATTGGGCGTATTGAAGGCACCATCACAATAGACAATTGCTTGTCCGTCAATTCTTTTATTCATTTTATTTAGGGTTGGCAATAAAATAAATCTACATTTAGAACAAAGACTTTTGAAGTTTCATTTTTGAAGGAAATGGATTCTCTCTATATATCGAGGGTTTTCAAGCCAAACTTCAAAAGTCTAAATGTTTAAATTATTTTATTGATGTAATTAACTATTTTTTGCAGTTAAAATCGCCACATACCTATCTGGGTCTAAGGCTTTGTTTTCGTGCATTTTGAGCAAACCTATAAGCCCTGCGGTTGAAGCGGGTAATATGTTAATGGATTCTTTTTTTGCAAGATATTTAGACATTGAACTCATCGAACGGTCACTCACATTGAAGGCAGTCCCTTTGCTTTCTCTGATGGCTTCCAGTGCTTCTTCACCATCAAAGCTGTGCCAATTGATGAGCGGTTCGTTGAGTTTGGTTTCCTTAATCATATCGGGATTCAAATCCACACAATGCTCTAACCCTCTATTGAAGGAATAGACAATTGGGTTTTTGCCTGTTGAAGAAGCTCCCAACATTTGCGGTATGCGAGAGGTTTTACCCCGTTTGTAGAGCGATACAAAACCTCGATAAATGCCTGCTAAGAGTGTTCCATTGGAGATAGGCACAGCGCAGATTTTGGGTGCATCTCTGAGTTGGTCGTAAATTTCAAAAGCGATTTGACTGTACGCCAAAATTTGCAGCGAAGTATTACTGCCACCAGGATTGGCATCGTACCAGTCGTTTTCCTTGGCTAATTCGCTGCTTTGCATCACATTGTCTTCGTAGCTGCCTTCCAATCGAATGATTTCACAACCCAATTGTTCCATTTCGGTAATTCGGACGGTGTGGTAGGATTTGGGAATGAATATCTTGCATTGCAGCCCTGCTAAATTCGCTGCAAGGGCCACGGCTGAACCGTAATTGCCACAAGTTGCCAAGCTGATGATGTCGTATTCTCGTCGCAAGGCATCGTAAACTTGTGCAAAAGCAATTCTATCTTTTTGCGTACCTGTAGGATTGTCGCCTTCCATTTTCAAGTACAACTGTCGAATGTCGTAATCTCGCTCCGAAATTCTGGCTCTGTGCATTCCTGAATCTCCTATTTCAATGTTTTGAATATCTTCAAAAGCAATGAGCCGCTCCCGCAAGTCGAGAGAAGTGTTTTTGACAATTTCGCTCAAGGCGTTTGTTTCCTTAGATACTTTGATTTCAGTAGCATTGATTAAGTCTCTTATGTTCATGTATTATGATTTTTATAATAATTCTAATAGCATCTTTCTTATCAAAGTGATTTGCCCCAAATGATAGTAAGAATGTTCAATTATTCCTTCAATATTTCTTCGGTAAGTTCCGTATTTCTCATCCACAAAGGGGTCGTCTAATTTCTCCTCTGATAGAGCTTCAATGCGCTTTGCAAACTCTTCTGAATTGGTGAACAAGTTGTTTTGCAGATTCTCCCATTCTTCTTTTGAACTTATTGGAGGACAATCAAAACTGTACTTATCTCTTATTTCAAGGTTACCACCTTCAAAAACATTCAGCACTCCGCCTATGTAATAATTCACATGAAATGTCAGAGCAGCAATTGTATTCAAAGTCCCGATTTTGTGGATGGCTTGCTGCCAAGTTGTTTGGGTCAATTGGTCTTTGTAATTTGTATTAGCAATCCATTTGCCATCTAAAAGAATTTCTCTAAAACGATTTGCTATTTGATTTGGATTTTTCATTTCAGTGCTGTATTGTTATTTGTCAATCAATTCACATTTTCCTGTGACTAAATCCTTTTCTATTTTTTTGAATTTCACCTTCTCCAATACTTTACCATCTTTATATTTTACACCGACGAGGTCGTTTCTTTTGAGGTGTCGGTAGGGATTGTGTGCCACTATTGGCTTTGAAGGCAGTTGTTTTTTGGAAAATATATAATCATCACTTTCCTCAGATATTGATAGGATTTTATCTCCATCTAATTTCTCCAATTTCTCCATATGTTTATCGGTCAATTTGAAGGGTTTGAAAGGATTGAATCCACCTCCTTTAGTAGAATTCATCATAGCAGTTTTTGCCATTCCCCAATTGTCTTGGTTTTGCGACCTTACCAAAATTTTTCTTTGAATATCAGCAACCGCCTCCTTTAGTTCATGGGCTTTTGAGTGATAGTTTCGACTCTCTAAAAAAGCAAAATACTGATGCAAAACTTTACCATAAGATTCAAAAACATCCGTTTCTGCTGTAATTTTTTCGGGTACTTTTATCAAACAGACTCTTGTCATTGCTTCGACAGTCCATCTTTTAGGAGTTAGACCTTCATAGTCATACATATAGTCGTGAAAAGTTTCCAGCACGAATAAATAATTCTCTTTATCTACGGCTTCCATTTCCCTATAAAAACTGCTTCTTTGAAAATGTCGAGTCCATTTTTCAAAAAATTGTATTCGAGGAGGCAGGGTAGGTTTATACTTCCTGTCCATCTTTTCAATCAATCTATCTTGAACTGCCTCTATATCTTCATATTTGTCTCTTTCTTCAGTAATCTCCAATTTTTTGGATTGCAGATAGACTAAAATAGGATATTCTTCTAGGGAAGCGTATTCTGCTAAAATGTGATTGGTCAAGGAATTGAGGGTGATGGTGTCAAATTCTACTTGAATTTCTTTTCCATCCACATTTACCACTCTTCCTTGCCAACCTGACAAGTCGACATCTATTTTAGGATGTTTTACTCCATTTTTCACTTTCACGGAGTCTCCTACTTTAAATGATGTGTTCATAAAGAAAGAAAGCATAATAATCTGATTTTTAATTAATTAAGCCTTGTTCGTGTTTCTCCAAATCCGTTCAATTTCCCAAACACCTCTGTTGGGTTAACCCATAGTATTTGGAGTTTATAATTTCAAGCTGTTTTTGGAGTTTTGCAGGTTGGTGTTAAATGATGCTGAATCAATCGGTTTTCCCCAAGAAGGAATCATTGAATTTAGCATTTCTTTTCCTTTATCTGAAGATAAAATTTCAGGGAATGCTTTTTCAATCACCTTCATCATTATGGCAACGGAAGTTGATGCACCAGGTGACGCACCCAATAAACAGGTAATGTTGCCATCTTTGCTGGCAACTATTTGAGTACCAAATTCTAAAGTCCCGCCCTCTTCATCATCTTTCTTTATAGTTTGAACCCTTTGACCCGCTACAAGTATGCGCCAGTCTTCATTTTTGGCATCTTTCACAAAAAACCGTAGCGCATTCATTCGGTCTTCAAAAGACATACTCACTTGTTTGAT
This window of the Chitinophagales bacterium genome carries:
- a CDS encoding dipeptide epimerase, with the translated sequence MRITDLSLERYDLQLTEPYTIAYETISTSTNFILRLKTDNAAIEGFGCAAPDIPVTHESPKDIEDIFENVLVPSLKGADSFHFTQIVHQLKESKLLKSSALNMVDMALFDVVSKIAGVPLYRYLGAFRKRIPTSVTIGILPLKETLQKAEEFVEQGFYILKIKGGLDVEEDIGKLTAIKKKYPSIILRFDGNQGYTLEETIYFASKVETLNVEIIEQPMTTSEEENYTTLSATISQAVMADESLKTLNDTFLLAKNSRVNMINIKLMKVGGLQEGFHINSVAKSAGYDVMVGCLDECQLGISAGLHFALSRPNIEYADLDSFLDFKNDPYPNLFHLKNGVLYPSEKAGLGI
- a CDS encoding DUF1611 domain-containing protein — its product is MNKRIDGQAIVYCDGAFNTPNGKTAHGLVRFTERYEVLALIDHTYAGQDTGEVLDGKKNGIAAFVSFEDAYNHAIEAGKKPTHFVIGLAPDGGRLPKEAKAVIAEALKRGLHVDSGLHDFLTNDPQLVELAKQHNCQIRDVRKTPDRDQLHFFTGDIEEVKCLKIAVLGTDSAIGKRTTSWLLVHGMRNAGHKAEMVGTGQTAWMQGAKYSMIMDSCINDFVSGEIEHAAVSAWRAEHPDLIVIEGQGSLMNPAYPGGFEILAAGRPDYVVLQHAPKRLEYDGFPGYRLHSIQEQINAIKVVSGKDVIAITLNHEDMTEAEILPACEAVTKETGLPCYDVLKYGAAELIELLIEKLK
- a CDS encoding pyridoxal-phosphate dependent enzyme yields the protein MNIRDLINATEIKVSKETNALSEIVKNTSLDLRERLIAFEDIQNIEIGDSGMHRARISERDYDIRQLYLKMEGDNPTGTQKDRIAFAQVYDALRREYDIISLATCGNYGSAVALAANLAGLQCKIFIPKSYHTVRITEMEQLGCEIIRLEGSYEDNVMQSSELAKENDWYDANPGGSNTSLQILAYSQIAFEIYDQLRDAPKICAVPISNGTLLAGIYRGFVSLYKRGKTSRIPQMLGASSTGKNPIVYSFNRGLEHCVDLNPDMIKETKLNEPLINWHSFDGEEALEAIRESKGTAFNVSDRSMSSMSKYLAKKESINILPASTAGLIGLLKMHENKALDPDRYVAILTAKNS
- a CDS encoding DUF1572 domain-containing protein: MKNPNQIANRFREILLDGKWIANTNYKDQLTQTTWQQAIHKIGTLNTIAALTFHVNYYIGGVLNVFEGGNLEIRDKYSFDCPPISSKEEWENLQNNLFTNSEEFAKRIEALSEEKLDDPFVDEKYGTYRRNIEGIIEHSYYHLGQITLIRKMLLELL